GGTCACAGGAGACAATGTTTATTAGGTTTTAAATGTTTGGGGTGACAttgcaaatttttaaaaataatggacATGGTTCTTGTAGATAAAAAGACTAACCCCGACTATTTAGGTTGGACTTATAAAGGCGAAACCTAAGATACTACCCAATGTTTTGAGTACAACTTCGTTCCACCCCTTTGTACAGAAGTAAGGATGTTTTTTTCTGACAAATGCCAAAGTACCGAGTGGTAATGGTACACAGCATATCGGATACCCACAGCTGTCTAACACTCTAGTCTCTATGCTATTGTTGCTCAAATAACTAACGTGCCTCTTATGTGCTCTGCGCACCCCTAGATTGTTGCACTCTTACAAAATTTACGCTAGTCTCCGTTGAACTATCCTTGCTCTGCGACAACTGTTGCCCCCGATGAGGAATGAAGATGATAACCTATATATACCTATATCTCAACTGCATATTTTCGTATCGTATCGAACCGCAAACCACGCCCCACCAAAGAAAGGAAAGCGAATCTGAAGCCATTTAAACCGAAACATATCCCAAGGCAACGCAAACCCAACCAAAGATTTACACACACAATAAGTACAAGAATTGTCGCAGTGAGTTACGCTAGACGTTCGATAGCCATTGTTATTTTATATACAGGAATATCTACTCGCAGTAGCTGAACAGAGAAATATACCCAATGTATGTGCGTTACCCAAAGTTCTCGATAAGTGTACGTGTCTGTGTCTAGTTTGTGTCTCAAATGTTAAGCAGTATTACCTAATGAACGAATTGTACCTAATTGATTATGCTGAGTATGGAAACTAATAAACGAAACTAAAGAAAAATGTTCTATATATACTTGAGGAAGTTTTCAAGAGGTTCGTACTATACAACATAACTTAAGATCATTCATCATCAAGATTTTACATATTCCTATGAGCTTGCTACTAAGGCTACTTGAGGAAGTTTTCAAGAAGTTGATACTATACTACATAACTTAAGATCACTTCTCATCAAGATTATACATATTCCTATGAACACCTTCAGTACTAAGGTTAAATAAAGTAGTATCTTGCTTATAAGGCTAGGTATTTCCATCCCGTAGGCCTtggaaaaataccaaagatgGCCCTGCCCCACCCGTCACCCGACTTTCCGTTCCGTCCGCTACCCGACTCCTGGCCCAAACCTACACCTTCAGTATCCGTTAACGTCTCGTAGAGTAAACAACtcagtaaaaaatttaacGTAAAAAAATTGCCTGTACTTGAACTAGACCTTCTTTtagatttattattttatttccaaacttTTGGAAACTAAATTTTACGAGCGATAaattttaagtggtttttcGGAACATCCTAGTCAATATTTGTTGAAGGGTACTCACGGGGAAAGAATACTGGGACAATGTTCGGCAAGTCGCGTCAGTTGCTCTTCCGTATCTGCAGCCGGTCGCCCGTGTGCCGCCAGTATGCGCCCAAGTTCCTGAAGCGAGCCTACGCCTCGCAGGCCATCAACCAgatgctgctgctccagcagATGGACATTTGTGCCGACCAGCCGTCGCGAGCCCTGGTCATTGGTGTGTATGCCGATGAGGAGGACAAGAACGACGCGGGCATCCTGACGCCCGCCGGCTGGCGATACAACATCCAGAAGACCAACGGTCGCCTGATCGAGGTGCTCCGGATGTCGGGCCCCATGCCCAGGAGAGGCGAGGCCCGTCTGCTGTTCGCCGTGGAGCCGGAGCGCATTCCCTACTACTCGGTGGTGGCCGTGGTGGGTCTGGGCAAGGAGTGCCTGGGCTACAACCCCTACGAGGTCCTGGACGAGCAGAAGGAGGCCATCCGGCGCTCGGTGGCCGCGGCCTGCCGCATCCTTGCCGAGCTGGACACGGATCGTATAGAGGTGGAGAACTGCGGCCACGCTGAGTCTGCTGCCGAGGGCGCTGCCCTGGGCATCTGGTTGTACCAGGAACTGCGCGATCCCAAGACTCGAATCTTCGTCCCGGCCATCGATTTGTATGCCACCAAGGACGAGGTCTGCGACATTGAAGGATGGCGCATTGGGCTGCAAAAGGCTGCCGCGCAGAACCTCACCCGCCAGCTGCAGGAGATGCCCTCCAATCTTTTGACACCCACTGCCTTTGCCCAGAATGTCGTCGAGGTGCTCTGTAAATCCGGAGTGAACGTGGAGGTCAAGGTCGAGGGCTGGGCGGAGAGCCAGTCGATGCACGCCTTCCTTGCGGTGGGCAAGGCCTCCTGCGAGCCACCCATCTTCTTGGAGCTGAGCTACTACGGAACCTGTGCCGAAGAACGTCCCATTGTCCTGGTTGGCCAGGGCATCACCTACGACGCCGGCGGCCTGTGCCTGAAGAAAAAGCACGAGCTCTTCCACATGCGCGGCGACATGACTGGAGCAGCCGTGGTGGTGGCCACCTGTCGGGCAGTGGCGGGACTTAGGTTGCCTGTGAGTTGCTACACATGGTTTAGGTGATTCCCCTCCTCATAATACCTCTCCCAGGTCAACATCCGCGGTCTGATCCCTCTGTGCGAGAACGTAGTTGGCTGCAACTCCTTCCGTCCGGGCGACATGGTGAAGTCTATGAATGGCAAGACCATCGAGGTCCAGTGCACAGATCACGAGGACGTCCTGGTGCTGGCCGATGCCCTGCTGTATGCGCAGAACTTCTGCCCCAAGTGCATCATTGACATTGGCACCTGCTCCGGATACATGCGTCAGTCCCTGGATGAGGCGGCCTGTGGTGTCTTCACCAACTCCGAGATTCTGTGGCAGCAGATCAAGCACGCCAGTATGCACACCGGAGATCGCGTCTGGCGCTTCCCCTTGTGGCACTACTACAGCAAGGCGGTGCGTGCCGGAGGACGCAGTGATGTGCAGAACTACGGCATCGGTCGTGGAGGACGTCCTTGCAAGGCCGCCGCCTTCCTGCGTGAATTCGTGCCCTGCGGACAATGGATGCACATAGTAAGTTTGGATTTCAAATGTTGAAGGAAGGTTCCTATACATTTATTTCCCCAGGATGCAACCAACGTGATGGTCACCAACGGCATCGACTTCGAGTACCTGCGTCGAGGCATGGCCGGCCGACCCACCCGAACCCTCATCGAATTCATCGCCCAGACCATCTGCAAGGACACCGCCCCCAAGATGGGAAAGTAGGCGGAGGAGACGGAGGAAGGATCAACTGACGAAAGATGGCGAAATCCTATTGGCAGCTACAGCGCTCAACCATGTCTTTATTTTGGTGAAACTTTTGAAGTCTGTACAAGGTGCTTGTCTTTAATCAGTTGTGTGATATTTCCCTTGCTTACGAGA
This window of the Drosophila biarmipes strain raj3 chromosome 3L, RU_DBia_V1.1, whole genome shotgun sequence genome carries:
- the LOC108034543 gene encoding cytosol aminopeptidase-like; the protein is MFGKSRQLLFRICSRSPVCRQYAPKFLKRAYASQAINQMLLLQQMDICADQPSRALVIGVYADEEDKNDAGILTPAGWRYNIQKTNGRLIEVLRMSGPMPRRGEARLLFAVEPERIPYYSVVAVVGLGKECLGYNPYEVLDEQKEAIRRSVAAACRILAELDTDRIEVENCGHAESAAEGAALGIWLYQELRDPKTRIFVPAIDLYATKDEVCDIEGWRIGLQKAAAQNLTRQLQEMPSNLLTPTAFAQNVVEVLCKSGVNVEVKVEGWAESQSMHAFLAVGKASCEPPIFLELSYYGTCAEERPIVLVGQGITYDAGGLCLKKKHELFHMRGDMTGAAVVVATCRAVAGLRLPVNIRGLIPLCENVVGCNSFRPGDMVKSMNGKTIEVQCTDHEDVLVLADALLYAQNFCPKCIIDIGTCSGYMRQSLDEAACGVFTNSEILWQQIKHASMHTGDRVWRFPLWHYYSKAVRAGGRSDVQNYGIGRGGRPCKAAAFLREFVPCGQWMHIDATNVMVTNGIDFEYLRRGMAGRPTRTLIEFIAQTICKDTAPKMGK